The genomic window CCCAGGAGTCTACGCAATAGGGGATCTTAATGGGGTGTTCAACCTGGCTCATGTAGCCTCAGCGGAGGGTATTATAGCCGTTGAAAACATAATGGGAGAAGATAAAAAAATAGACTACAGAAAAGCTCCAAACTGTATCTACAGTTTCCCTGAGATGGCTGCAGTGGGTTACAATGAGGTCGATGCAAGAAACAAATTTAAGGATATTATTGTTTCAAAATTACCACTGTCAGCAAATGGAAAGGCTCTGGCTGAAGGAGAGAGTACTGGCTTTATAAAAATAATTGCTGAAAAGGAGTATGGTGAGATTATAGGGGTTCACATTATAGCTCCTACTGCTACCGACATGGTTTCAGAAATAGTTACCACCATGGAATTAGAAGGTACCATTTACGATATTTCTAGAGTTATCCACCCCCATCCCACCATATCCGAACTTGTCATGGAAGCTGCCCACAAAGCAATTTATAAAAATACAAAAAACTAAAAAAGGTGCATTAGCACCTTTTTTAGTAAAAAATACAATCTATTATCTCTTCTGCCTTAATATCACAAAAATATTTTTCAATATCTATTCTTTTTATACAATCTGCCAAATCCTTTTCGACAAATCTTTTCCCGATCAAAATTTTCTCTATTTCCTCTATACCCCTATACTCTAAAAAATCTCCATAAATTTTTATTTGTTCAATTATTCCCTCAGAAACATTTAATTTTATATCCAATTCCCCACCTGTATACCTTTTTCTTTTTGATATCTTAAATTCCGGAGATTTTCCAAAATTCCACTCCCAATTCCTATATTTCTCTCTTGCCAGATTTTCAACCTTTAAATTTTCTTCATCTGATAAAATATAGTTTTGACTCCCTTCCATCAAAATATTTGTGACCAAAACTTTTTTAAACTCCTCTATATTTATATTTTTTTTTAGATATGGATATATGTTGGCCACCCTGCTCCTGACAGACTTTATTCCCTTAGATTCTATCTTATCCGCTCTTACGTTTAAAACTTTTCCCAGCAAAGAGAGATCTGCATCAAAAAGAAGTGTCCCGTGATGTAAAAGACGATTTCCGGCATAGTATTGGGCATTTCCTGATATTTTTTTTCCTTCCACAACTATATCATTTCTTCCTGAAAACTCAGCCTCTACCCCAAGCATCCTGAGTGCATTTACAACCGGTTCAGTAAATTTTTTATAATTATTGACACTGTCTCTTGTTGCATTTGTTATGAATGTAAAATTAAGATTTCCATTGTCGTGATATACAGCTCCCCCTCCAGAAAGTCTTCTCACCACCCTGACATTATTCACAGTGACGTATTCATGATTTATCTCTTCGTGTGTGTTCTGGTTCCTTCCCACCACAACTGTATTCTCATTTTGCCAAAAAATTACAACATCTCCTTTTATTTCTTTTAATGCATATTCCTCAAGAGCAAGATTAAAACACGGATCTTTACTTTCATTAATTATATTAAGCATCTCACTTCTCCCTTTCGCCCTTATTTTTTTATAATATACCTTAATGAATAAAAATTCCTTTTTATGTACATGGTCAATAATAATTTTATATTTCTTTGACTATTGATCTTTTTTTATTATAATTGAAATATCATGTAATAAAAATAATCTAGTTAAATGAATCTATGTTTTTTAGTGAATCAGCATAGAGTCTTGCTTAAAAGGAGGAATAAATTTGAATTTTTTTAACGGAGTTTTTAGAAAGAAAAAATCAGAATCAAATCAAATGACAGACATCCAAGAGGAAAAAGAGTCAGATTCTATGGCTATAGATCCTTTTTCATACTGTATCTTCAACCCGTATTTTAAATGTAACGAAGATTTTTCAAAGGTTTTTTCAGAATTTGAAATGAGGCTCGGAAGTTTACAAAGATATTTTGAACTAAATAATCTTCATATAAAAGAGTATCTTATCAGTTCAAAAGAGGTCTTAAGAGATCATAAAAACCAACGATCTAAAGAGAATAGTATTTTAGATCAGTACGGAAAATGTCATTATGCAGACGTTGATTATTTTTACGAAATGCACTATCTCTCTGTTTTACTTATTTTATTTACTATGTTTGAAAATCTTCTTAGTAATATAGTTAAGGATATTTCATATATCAGTAAACATGATTTCAACGATTTCAACCAAAAAGATCTTCCCTATATAAATAAATATATCCTTTTTCTTAAAAATAAGTGTAAGTTAAATATTACAATTTCTCAAAAAGAATGGCAGAGTCTAAATACCATAAGAAAAGTTAGAAATAATTATCTTCACAATCTTAATATTGATATTCCAGATGAGTTGCAGATTGAGTTATTAAAAATAATGACTCCTAAAAATAATAACAAAGTAACTGTTAATGAAGAATTTTTAGAGATGTGCTTTAGTCTTTTTGGAAAAATAGCCTCTCAGCTAGAAGTCTCATATTGGAACTATAAAAGAAACTTATTTAATATAAAATAGGTGGCTTAAAAGCCACCTATTTTTTTCTTATATATTAAATTTTCATAAAGTTGCTTTGCAAAAATTGTCTTCATATCAGTCGTTATACTCTCCACCTCGTCAATATTGAACCAATGGCATGTAAGGTGCTCTCCTTCATCTAGCTCAAGTTCCAGAGGTTCTTTTCCATCGTCATGTATTTTTGCCACATACATATACAGAGACTCTGTCGTATATCCTGGTGAAAGAATCAAAGGGTTTTGGGGTATATAGAGCAATTCAAAATCATCCTCTGTGTACCCTGTTTCTTCTCTTATCTCCCTCTTGAGGGTACTTTCTGCTGTTTCCCCATCTTCTATAATCCCTGCAGGAATTTCGTAAAGATCCCCCTTTACTCCTGGTCTGTATTGCTTCACCAAAAGGGTTTTATCCATGCTTTCATTTAATAAAAATACTGCAATGGCATTTGGCTTTTGAATATATTCTAGGTCTATATCTGTTGTTGGATGTTTTTCAACCTTTAT from uncultured Ilyobacter sp. includes these protein-coding regions:
- a CDS encoding lipoate--protein ligase, with the protein product MLNIINESKDPCFNLALEEYALKEIKGDVVIFWQNENTVVVGRNQNTHEEINHEYVTVNNVRVVRRLSGGGAVYHDNGNLNFTFITNATRDSVNNYKKFTEPVVNALRMLGVEAEFSGRNDIVVEGKKISGNAQYYAGNRLLHHGTLLFDADLSLLGKVLNVRADKIESKGIKSVRSRVANIYPYLKKNINIEEFKKVLVTNILMEGSQNYILSDEENLKVENLAREKYRNWEWNFGKSPEFKISKRKRYTGGELDIKLNVSEGIIEQIKIYGDFLEYRGIEEIEKILIGKRFVEKDLADCIKRIDIEKYFCDIKAEEIIDCIFY
- a CDS encoding NUDIX hydrolase — protein: MKISDLRFLRIKVEKHPTTDIDLEYIQKPNAIAVFLLNESMDKTLLVKQYRPGVKGDLYEIPAGIIEDGETAESTLKREIREETGYTEDDFELLYIPQNPLILSPGYTTESLYMYVAKIHDDGKEPLELELDEGEHLTCHWFNIDEVESITTDMKTIFAKQLYENLIYKKKIGGF